CGGCAAATCGTAGCCGCGACAGACAAAAATGAAATACCGTGGGTTTTCAACGACTTATATTACTATTCAACCCTGTCCTTGAAAACCCTTAGTATTTCACTTTTGTCCGTCGTGGCcaaattatatcattatattatatataaaaaagattacTTATAAGTGAAAcacatgaaaaataattatcctTATCCTTTATTGAAGATCATTACAGAAAAGATGATGcaattccaaaaaatattttaatctatttgtCCTCGTCTTTTTCCTTATCCTTGGTCTTAGGCTTTACACTGCGTTCTCGATCGCGTGACCTTTCGCGGTCCCTAGAACGGTCTCGTTCCCGTTCACGAGAACGATCCCGCTCTCGAGATCGTTCGCGGGGTCTCGGTGAACGCGACCGAGATTTGTGACGACGAGATCTCGAACGCGACCGCTCCCGTCTATAAGATCTGTGCAGAAAAATGTACATAACATAACTCATTCaccgatttaaaaataaaataatagataagTACATGTAGGTAGTAGAAGTTGCCTAAAAAATATCCGGTTACAACATACCCTACGAAATCACTTAATTTTCAGTAAAgtattagtaagtaggtaattataataaaatgtcaagTAATAAAAGAACGAAACAGAAGTGTTTACTCACTTGCGACTTCTAGAACAAAGCAACAGATATCATAATTTAGCTGAAGCATGTAACATAAGTCTAGATTTGGGTCCATTATATTATGCTAAGTGATAGTCGTGAGTTAATATGCCAGTCTTCTACAACACATCAAAGctataaaacaattgttttctCATACTCACTTCTCTCTTATCCGGTCAGGTTTGATGGAACGTGAGCGATCGCGTTCCCTGTCTCTATCTCTCTCCCTCTCCTCCTGTGGAAGGAACACGAAAATTGGGTTTTTAACAAATATCGCATTTACAAAGCTCGAGGAATTTCTAATACTGACAATACATAAATGGTGATATTTTGACTCAAAAGGGGGCTATTTAAGAATTTAGTCGATATGCTATGTATAAGGTATGAAATTGATTGACCTAATAAGACCTTATAATACAAGACCTAATAAGGTATGAATTGACCTTATAATACAAGACAACATAAATGGAGAACCCCCTTCAATCTTTTCTTTGCCgccgccatttttttttttttttttttgttagggAATGTcattaaaaccttctcctaagtctaaaaaatactaagctgaaaaccgcatcaaaatagtgcacaaacatacaaaaatatatacatgtcaaatgtcaaaacctaatttttttaagtcggttataCATAACGTAGACATACCTCATCCCTCCTATCGCGGTCTCTCCTATCACGATCGTCTCTCTCTCGCATTCGGTCTCTGTCACGATCGCGTTCACGATCGCGGTCCCTGTCGCGGTCGCGGTCGTGCATGTGTGGCGGTGGGTGCGGTCGGTACGGCGACACGTAGGGCGGCGCCGCCATCATGTGCGGGGGCGCCGACATGTGCGGCGGACCCAGTGGCTGGCCCATGTTCATCGGCGGACCGACCGGAGGACCCATCGGACCGGGCGTCAGTTCCTTGATCTCACTCGGCGCCCAGCCACTCTGTTCTGGATGGCCTGTAAATAAGAACCAATTATTCTTATGTACATTTATAGGACTATACGATAACTAGGCAACCAGCTGACGTGTTGCAGTTCGATTCACATGCCGTGAAAAAGAAAACGAGCGCAAATCAAAGATCTTTTGAAGTGTGGAATACATGAGGACATAACATACCCCATGGTTCCTCGTACGGAGCGTGTGGAGGTGGCTGGAAGTAATGATCGTTAGGAGGAGGACCGAAATATTCAGGCGCACCCATTTCTCGCTGGTGACCACTGCGCCCGTACTCGCGACGTTCCGCTGTCATCAcctaaacaatattatgttgttaatattttgtaatatacatGTATAGGTAGAATTTAATAAGAATGGTACTGGGGTCACATTCATACCTGTATAGTGTTTTCTCTAGACTGGTAATTATTTGCCATTGATGGTGGTGCCATTTCATCATTTCTACCGGGACCTGAAAGGttaaaaaacatattgaaaaattacctttaaatgaaaatatataaactgCCTTAATTGTATTTTGGCAACAATGTTTAATATAGTAGACTTAAGTTGATGCATTACTTGTTTTATAGACACAATGACAGATCAATAAAAATCTACCTTTTGAGTTTGATCATTAAATACCAGTTACTATCcaaatatatctttaaaataatgagAGAAATATCTCTTGTATCAGGAATAGGTTTGCAACCATAACGTTTTGACAATTTTAGTAACTATTTGTACTAGCAAGCAGATTTTGGTACCTCAAAAAGAAAGTTTTATCATCACCAAGCATatcataagtaaaaaaaaatcagttcaGTCATACCAGGAGGTCTCCTGAGGTCAGGTGCAGGAGGACGAGGAGGCGCTCCCACATGCAAGCCCACGCCCGC
The genomic region above belongs to Spodoptera frugiperda isolate SF20-4 chromosome 12, AGI-APGP_CSIRO_Sfru_2.0, whole genome shotgun sequence and contains:
- the LOC118262739 gene encoding pre-mRNA 3'-end-processing factor FIP1 encodes the protein MADAAVETAPGDENDDSWLYGESNPDQVTDKPSEDAEKEKAQTDIADTANENEDKDQEDNETADDHFNDEHFAEVAREGDDRNGDGDSQNNGDSDSDDSDDIKVTIGEIKSGPQAYASLNIKRGVGLVATGAAEKPRTGTTTGGKVTLDDLDGPGSINGVPALEFNIDTIEDKPWNKPGADISDYFNYGFNEVTWSAYCERQRRMRVNEAGVGLHVGAPPRPPAPDLRRPPGPGRNDEMAPPSMANNYQSRENTIQVMTAERREYGRSGHQREMGAPEYFGPPPNDHYFQPPPHAPYEEPWGHPEQSGWAPSEIKELTPGPMGPPVGPPMNMGQPLGPPHMSAPPHMMAAPPYVSPYRPHPPPHMHDRDRDRDRDRERDRDRDRMRERDDRDRRDRDRRDEEERERDRDRERDRSRSIKPDRIREKSYRRERSRSRSRRHKSRSRSPRPRERSRERDRSRERERDRSRDRERSRDRERSVKPKTKDKEKDEDK